The segment TCGAGCAGGCCGATGCCCCGCTTCGCCCATTCGGAGTCCGGCGCGGTGCGCAGGTCATCCACGGGCAGAGGCAGCGGCTCCCACTCGGTGGGGTTCGCGGACGGCACCTTGTTGGTGTTCTGGACGCGCGCCCGGTAGAGCTTCGCGTCGTGCATCACCAGCGCGCCCGCCGCGTACGTCACCTCCGGCTGGCCGGGAGACAGGGTGGCCTTGGGGGCCCAGCGCTCGAGCTTGCGGGTGGGGGTGCCCGCCGGCAGCCCGGTGTCGACGAACGCCAGGGCGGGCACCACGCCATTCACGTTGCCCGACGCCATCACCACGCCCGACGTGCCGCTCCCGCCGTTGAGTCCGGCGACGAGCTTGCGCCCGCCCTCCCAGCGGTTGTCCTTCAGGCTGATGGGCGAGGTGATGGCGGCGGCGATGGAGAAGACGACGCCCGGGTCCGTCGTCGTCGGGTAGACGCTGTCGTAGCCGAAGTCGAGCCCCCGGAACGCGTTGTTCTCCCAGAGGTACTTCGACGTGGCGGCGGTGGCCCCGGAGTTGCCGCCGAAGTAGATGCCGAGCCACAGCGTGTCCGCGAAGTAGTTGTCGGAGAACTCCACGTTCAGCGGGAGGTCTCCCGTCTCCGGTCCCGCGAAGAAGTTGAGCAGCGCGGCGGCCCCGCCCACGAAGACGTTGTGGTGGAAGCGGATGTGGCCGGCGCGCACCTGCGCCTGGGAGTTGTTGTCCTGGTAGCCCTGGAAGGCCGCGCGCCAGTCGATGGCGCCGAAGGCGAACACATTGTGGTGGACCTCCGTGCCATCCCCCAGGTTCTGGAGCTGCAACGACTCCGTGCCCGTGCGCACCAGGCGGTTGTTGTAGACCTTCAGGTGGGTGGCCAGCGGCGTGGGCGCCCCCTGGGTGGAGCCGAAGTAGATGGCCTCGCTGGCCGTGTCGTGGATGTAGAGGTCGTGGAGCTTGATGTCATTGAGGGGCGGCACCACGCCGTCGACGGCGGCGCGGTTGATGCGCAGCCCCGCGAAGCCCGCCCGGGTGATTTCCAGGAACTCCACCTCGAAGCTGTGGGCGCCGCCAATGCCGAGCCCCATGTGGCCACCGCTCAGGAAGATGTCGTCGCTGAGGATGCCGTAGCGCTCCCGGGAGGTGGCGTACTGGCCGCAGCGGTGGCCCGGGAAGTCCTCGTGGCCCGTGCCCGACTCCGGGTCGTACCG is part of the Myxococcus stipitatus genome and harbors:
- a CDS encoding carbohydrate-binding protein, whose product is MIRVLAVLSALLLVGPGCSSDDPADDGDEQPQGDGGTGPGDGGTTGRCEPFGRFGPQGTTFTLPGPNAGGELYVPDVQKSFPAVDWKTLDRLYIRAGQYTLINLGNLPDRDASRPLVITNTGGQVVIRPKAGSTQGYIWSMGGGSNWVLTGRYDPESGTGHEDFPGHRCGQYATSRERYGILSDDIFLSGGHMGLGIGGAHSFEVEFLEITRAGFAGLRINRAAVDGVVPPLNDIKLHDLYIHDTASEAIYFGSTQGAPTPLATHLKVYNNRLVRTGTESLQLQNLGDGTEVHHNVFAFGAIDWRAAFQGYQDNNSQAQVRAGHIRFHHNVFVGGAAALLNFFAGPETGDLPLNVEFSDNYFADTLWLGIYFGGNSGATAATSKYLWENNAFRGLDFGYDSVYPTTTDPGVVFSIAAAITSPISLKDNRWEGGRKLVAGLNGGSGTSGVVMASGNVNGVVPALAFVDTGLPAGTPTRKLERWAPKATLSPGQPEVTYAAGALVMHDAKLYRARVQNTNKVPSANPTEWEPLPLPVDDLRTAPDSEWAKRGIGLLDVAL